The following proteins are co-located in the Pedobacter sp. FW305-3-2-15-E-R2A2 genome:
- a CDS encoding nucleotide sugar dehydrogenase yields the protein MFMDKVYKIAIIGLGYVGLPLAIEFAKKYKVLGFDIDQPRIEELRIGEDRTREADLGELQKVLNSKTENSGLKFSSLTSDLEPCNIFIITVPTPINRFKAPDLSPLLKASEMIGKVLKRGDIVIYESTVYPGCTEDDCVPVLERHSGLKFNTDFFCGYSPERINPGDRVNTLTKIKKVTSGSTEEIAEEVDYLYAQIITAGTHKAPSIKVAEASKAIENAQRDVNISFVNELALIFDRIGIDTTDVIEAAGTKWNFLKYKPGLVGGHCIGVDPYYLAHKSESLGYHPQVILSGRRVNDNMGMFVANKVVKLMIAKGYPIKGEKVLILGFAFKENCPDIRNTRVIDIYEELNQFGMEVTVFDPWADPELVRAEYGFELDNVLIDKNYKAIIVAVSHQEFLALDYKKYKESGAIVFDTKSFIERKYTDARL from the coding sequence ATGTTTATGGACAAAGTGTATAAAATTGCAATTATAGGATTGGGTTATGTGGGTTTACCACTCGCTATTGAATTTGCTAAAAAATATAAGGTATTGGGATTTGATATCGACCAACCGAGAATTGAAGAGCTCCGTATTGGAGAGGACCGGACAAGGGAAGCTGATCTTGGGGAATTACAAAAGGTCTTGAATTCTAAAACTGAAAACTCAGGATTGAAGTTTTCTTCTTTGACCTCAGATCTGGAGCCTTGCAATATTTTCATCATCACAGTGCCTACCCCTATTAACCGGTTTAAGGCGCCTGATCTGAGCCCCTTGCTAAAGGCTTCTGAAATGATTGGAAAAGTATTAAAGAGGGGCGATATTGTAATCTATGAATCAACAGTATATCCGGGATGTACAGAAGACGATTGTGTGCCTGTTCTGGAAAGGCATTCTGGTTTGAAATTTAATACAGACTTTTTTTGTGGTTATTCTCCGGAAAGGATCAATCCGGGAGATCGGGTGAATACATTGACAAAGATTAAGAAAGTAACCTCCGGTTCCACTGAAGAGATCGCAGAGGAAGTTGATTATTTATATGCACAGATCATTACTGCGGGAACACATAAAGCACCAAGCATCAAAGTGGCGGAAGCTTCGAAGGCGATAGAGAATGCGCAAAGAGATGTGAATATCTCTTTTGTGAATGAGCTTGCGCTCATATTTGACAGGATCGGAATTGATACTACTGATGTGATAGAAGCTGCAGGGACAAAATGGAATTTTCTAAAATATAAACCAGGACTGGTAGGAGGTCACTGCATTGGGGTTGATCCTTATTACCTGGCACATAAATCAGAATCTTTAGGTTACCACCCACAGGTTATTCTTTCGGGTAGAAGGGTAAACGATAATATGGGGATGTTTGTTGCCAATAAGGTGGTAAAGCTGATGATTGCCAAAGGATATCCCATAAAAGGGGAGAAAGTGCTGATTCTCGGCTTTGCATTTAAAGAAAACTGTCCGGACATCCGGAATACCCGGGTCATTGATATTTATGAAGAGCTGAATCAGTTCGGCATGGAGGTCACTGTTTTTGATCCATGGGCAGATCCGGAGCTTGTGCGGGCAGAATATGGGTTTGAATTGGATAATGTTCTTATAGATAAAAACTATAAAGCGATCATAGTGGCTGTTTCTCATCAGGAATTTTTAGCGTTGGATTATAAAAAATATAAAGAATCAGGCGCAATTGTTTTTGATACCAAATCATTTATAGAAAGAAAATATACTGATGCTAGATTGTAA